The Brevinematales bacterium genome contains a region encoding:
- the proB gene encoding glutamate 5-kinase has translation MKLLVNSLTFNVARVTLKLGTRQVTDLDGINHANIEKIAAEVAELRASGIEFVLTVSGAIGLGRLGFRDKLGDGKLPLPQKQALAGVGQIALMELFKEKFAKHGIPVGQVLLTHAIFENRNSYLNARNTLNTMLEMGIIPVINENDSVAVEEIRFGDNDRLGALVALLTDSDLYIMLSDIDGFYADYGTPQSRLMKIVDLDNEPSLASHAHDNEFHLSTGGMLTKIEAARMTNLSCVPSVIANGFKSGVLSGVFDNLREGTVFISNRCRLNQKKRWISAKHTRGRIVIDEGAVNAVRAHKSLLPSGIVRIEGKFQRGDNVLVTDGAGEKVAAGLVNFGADECAMIAGHKTNEIEAILGAPGSQDNVIHIDNMVVL, from the coding sequence ATGAAACTCCTAGTAAACAGTTTGACTTTTAATGTCGCGAGGGTAACGCTCAAGCTCGGCACCCGGCAGGTCACCGACCTCGACGGGATCAATCACGCGAATATCGAAAAGATCGCGGCGGAGGTGGCGGAACTGCGCGCGTCGGGGATAGAATTCGTCCTCACGGTGAGCGGGGCGATCGGCCTCGGCAGGCTCGGCTTCCGCGACAAACTCGGCGACGGCAAACTCCCGTTACCGCAGAAACAGGCGCTCGCCGGGGTGGGGCAGATCGCGCTGATGGAGCTCTTTAAGGAGAAATTCGCCAAGCACGGCATTCCTGTCGGGCAGGTGCTGCTCACCCACGCCATATTCGAAAACCGAAACTCGTACCTGAACGCGCGCAATACGCTGAACACGATGCTCGAGATGGGGATTATTCCCGTCATCAACGAGAATGACTCGGTCGCGGTCGAGGAAATCCGTTTCGGCGACAACGACCGTCTCGGCGCGCTGGTCGCGCTCCTGACCGACTCCGACCTCTATATCATGCTCTCCGATATCGACGGGTTCTACGCGGACTACGGTACGCCCCAGAGCCGTCTGATGAAAATCGTCGACCTCGACAACGAACCCTCGCTCGCGTCTCACGCGCATGACAACGAGTTTCACCTGTCCACGGGCGGCATGCTGACGAAGATCGAGGCCGCGCGGATGACGAACCTGAGCTGCGTCCCGTCGGTGATCGCCAACGGGTTCAAGTCGGGAGTCCTCTCAGGGGTGTTCGACAATCTCCGCGAGGGCACTGTGTTTATCTCGAACCGTTGCCGCCTCAATCAGAAGAAGCGTTGGATATCCGCGAAGCACACCCGCGGCAGAATAGTAATCGACGAAGGGGCTGTCAACGCCGTCCGCGCGCATAAGAGCCTGCTGCCGTCGGGGATAGTGCGTATCGAGGGAAAGTTCCAGCGCGGGGATAATGTGCTGGTGACCGACGGCGCGGGGGAGAAGGTCGCGGCGGGGCTGGTGAACTTCGGGGCGGACGAGTGCGCGATGATCGCCGGGCATAAGACGAACGAGATCGAGGCAATCCTCGGCGCGCCGGGCTCGCAGGATAACGTCATTCATATCGATAACATGGTCGTGCTGTGA